The following proteins are co-located in the Sulfitobacter guttiformis genome:
- a CDS encoding NADH-quinone oxidoreductase subunit E, which produces MLRRLHPDQPEAFAFTPANQAWAEAQITKYPEGRQASAIIPLLWRAQEQEGWLSRPAIEHVSEMLGLAYIRGLEVATFYFMFQLQPVGSIAHIQVCGTTSCMICGAEDLIGICKEKIAPRAHQLSADGKFSWEEVECLGACSNAPMAQIGKDYYEDLTAERFTEMLDELAAGKVPVPGPQNGRYASEPLSGLSSLTDHASGRTQYNASVKLATDIGDTVKRIDGTEVPLLAPWQGKTASKGKKPTAKAERDDMMPPAGPDGAQGGRTKAESAANRSRGAASDGVSEAEGEAPGAKSMAKPKRGDVAPNSEPLINAQSGVAPAGKKPRTMSAPRKSGADDLKLIKGVGPKLENLLNTMGFFHFDQIAKWGQDELAWVDQNLEGFKGRASRDSWVDQAGRLARGEETEFSAKAGKDGRSN; this is translated from the coding sequence ATGTTGCGTAGATTACACCCCGACCAGCCCGAAGCGTTTGCCTTTACCCCAGCCAATCAGGCATGGGCCGAAGCGCAGATAACCAAATATCCAGAAGGCCGGCAGGCGTCGGCGATTATCCCGCTTTTGTGGCGTGCGCAGGAGCAGGAAGGCTGGCTCTCCCGTCCGGCGATCGAACATGTGTCAGAGATGTTGGGGCTGGCCTATATTCGCGGGCTTGAGGTGGCGACGTTCTATTTCATGTTCCAACTTCAACCCGTTGGGTCGATTGCGCATATTCAGGTCTGTGGCACCACGTCATGCATGATTTGCGGTGCTGAAGATCTGATCGGTATCTGCAAGGAAAAGATCGCACCGCGAGCACATCAGTTGTCGGCTGACGGCAAGTTCTCGTGGGAAGAGGTCGAATGTCTGGGGGCGTGTTCGAACGCGCCGATGGCCCAGATCGGCAAAGATTATTACGAGGATTTGACCGCCGAGCGGTTCACAGAGATGCTGGACGAACTGGCGGCGGGCAAGGTGCCGGTGCCAGGGCCGCAAAACGGCCGCTATGCCTCTGAACCTTTGAGCGGTTTGAGCTCGCTCACGGATCACGCAAGTGGCAGAACGCAGTATAACGCCAGCGTCAAGCTAGCCACTGATATCGGAGACACGGTTAAGCGGATTGACGGAACCGAAGTGCCATTGCTTGCACCGTGGCAGGGTAAGACGGCCAGTAAGGGCAAAAAGCCCACAGCCAAGGCCGAACGTGATGATATGATGCCGCCCGCCGGACCGGACGGGGCACAGGGCGGACGTACCAAGGCAGAAAGTGCCGCGAACCGTAGTCGTGGCGCGGCATCTGATGGTGTCTCGGAAGCTGAAGGCGAAGCGCCGGGCGCAAAATCAATGGCGAAACCAAAACGGGGCGATGTAGCCCCCAATAGCGAGCCGCTGATCAACGCCCAGTCGGGCGTTGCACCCGCAGGCAAAAAGCCACGGACCATGAGTGCACCGCGCAAGTCTGGGGCTGATGACCTCAAGCTGATCAAGGGCGTAGGTCCCAAGCTCGAAAATCTATTGAATACGATGGGTTTTTTCCATTTTGACCAAATCGCGAAATGGGGGCAAGATGAGCTTGCTTGGGTTGACCAGAATCTTGAGGGATTCAAGGGGCGCGCATCGCGCGATAGCTGGGTAGACCAAGCAGGGCGGCTTGCGAGGGGGGAGGAGACTGAATTCTCCGCGAAGGCCGGTAAAGACGGGCGTTCTAACTAG
- a CDS encoding NADH-quinone oxidoreductase subunit D: MDGTKGFEDALTGEQKIRNFNINFGPQHPAAHGVLRLVLELDGEIVERCDPHIGLLHRGTEKLMESRTYLQNLPYFDRLDYVAPMNQEHAWCLAIERLTGVEVPRRASLIRVLYSEIGRILSHLLNVTTQAMDVGALTPPLWGFEEREDLMIFYERACGARLHAAYFRPGGVHQDLPEALLNDIETWTHKFLSGFMVDIDTLLTENRIFKQRNVDIGVVTEQDIQDWGFSGVMVRGSGLAWDLRRSQPYECYDEFDFQIPTGVNGDCYDRYLVRMEEMRQSASIMLQAIEKLRASEGKGDILARGKITPPKRTDMKTSMESLIHHFKLYTEGFHVPAGEVYACVEAPKGEFGVYLVADGSNKPYRAKLRAPGYLHLQAMDYLAKGHQLADVAAIIGTMDIVFGEVDR; this comes from the coding sequence ATGGACGGCACCAAAGGTTTCGAAGACGCCCTGACAGGCGAGCAGAAAATCCGCAATTTTAACATAAACTTCGGTCCGCAGCACCCTGCGGCCCACGGCGTTTTGCGTCTGGTGTTGGAGTTGGACGGCGAAATTGTAGAACGCTGCGATCCGCACATCGGCCTGCTGCACCGTGGTACCGAAAAGCTGATGGAATCGCGCACGTACCTGCAAAACCTGCCGTATTTTGACCGGCTGGATTATGTAGCCCCGATGAATCAAGAGCATGCTTGGTGCTTGGCGATCGAGCGTCTGACAGGTGTGGAAGTGCCGCGTCGTGCGAGCCTGATCCGAGTCTTGTATTCCGAGATTGGCCGCATTCTGTCTCATCTTCTCAACGTAACGACGCAGGCAATGGACGTCGGCGCGCTGACCCCGCCGCTGTGGGGTTTTGAAGAGCGTGAAGATTTGATGATTTTCTATGAGCGGGCTTGTGGCGCGCGTCTGCACGCGGCGTACTTCCGCCCCGGTGGTGTGCATCAGGACCTGCCTGAAGCGCTGTTGAATGACATCGAAACTTGGACGCATAAGTTCCTGAGCGGGTTTATGGTCGATATTGACACGCTGCTGACGGAGAACCGTATTTTCAAACAGCGTAACGTTGATATTGGTGTTGTGACGGAGCAGGACATTCAGGACTGGGGTTTCTCAGGTGTGATGGTGCGCGGCTCAGGCCTTGCGTGGGATTTACGCCGCTCGCAGCCTTACGAGTGTTATGACGAGTTTGATTTCCAGATTCCGACAGGCGTGAATGGCGACTGCTACGACCGCTATCTCGTGCGGATGGAAGAGATGCGTCAATCGGCAAGCATCATGCTTCAGGCAATTGAAAAGTTGCGCGCATCCGAAGGGAAGGGTGATATTCTTGCCCGTGGCAAGATCACTCCGCCCAAGCGCACGGACATGAAGACCTCGATGGAGAGCCTGATCCACCACTTCAAGCTTTATACAGAAGGTTTCCACGTGCCAGCGGGTGAGGTTTATGCCTGCGTCGAGGCGCCAAAAGGCGAATTTGGCGTGTATCTGGTGGCAGATGGATCAAACAAACCTTATCGCGCCAAACTTCGCGCTCCGGGTTATCTGCATTTGCAGGCGATGGATTATCTGGCCAAAGGTCACCAGCTGGCCGATGTCGCCGCGATTATCGGGACGATGGATATCGTTTTTGGTGAGGTGGACAGATGA
- a CDS encoding NADH-quinone oxidoreductase subunit C, with translation MSDALTELGGYIEAKRPDCVLNWDIAHGELNLDVTLANIAGLVEFLKNDMTCRFSSLVDITAVDYTGRAKRFDVVYHFLSMYQNQRIRLRVAVREEDMVPSLVEIHPSANWFEREVFDMFGILFSGHPDLRRLLTDYGFRGHPLRKDFPTTGYTEVRYDEAEKRVVYEPVSLVQEYRQFDFMSPWEGAEYILPGDEKTKEASK, from the coding sequence ATGAGCGATGCACTGACAGAATTGGGCGGTTACATCGAAGCAAAGCGCCCTGATTGCGTGCTGAACTGGGATATCGCTCACGGTGAGCTGAACCTCGACGTGACCCTGGCGAACATTGCCGGTTTGGTCGAGTTTTTGAAGAATGACATGACATGCCGTTTCTCGTCGCTAGTGGATATCACTGCGGTGGATTACACGGGACGGGCCAAGCGTTTTGACGTGGTTTATCATTTCCTGAGCATGTACCAGAACCAGCGGATCCGCCTGCGTGTGGCCGTCCGCGAAGAGGATATGGTGCCTTCGCTGGTTGAAATTCATCCTTCTGCCAATTGGTTCGAGCGGGAAGTGTTTGACATGTTCGGCATCCTGTTTTCCGGTCACCCCGATTTGCGGCGTCTGCTCACGGATTACGGTTTTCGCGGCCATCCTCTGCGCAAGGATTTCCCGACTACTGGTTATACCGAAGTACGCTATGACGAAGCGGAAAAGCGGGTTGTCTATGAGCCTGTGAGTTTGGTTCAGGAATACCGCCAGTTTGATTTCATGTCACCGTGGGAAGGGGCCGAGTACATCCTTCCGGGTGACGAGAAGACGAAAGAGGCTTCCAAATGA
- a CDS encoding NuoB/complex I 20 kDa subunit family protein, which translates to MAVTSTNSPAVAGMDRDVATQNLNASLADKGFLLTSTEDLINWARTGSLHWMTFGLACCAVEMMHTSMPRYDLERFGTAPRASPRQSDLMIVAGTLTNKMAPALRKVYDQMPEPRYVISMGSCANGGGYYHYSYSVVRGCDRIVPVDIYVPGCPPTAEALLYGIMQLQRKMRRTGTIVR; encoded by the coding sequence ATGGCAGTAACATCGACCAACAGTCCGGCTGTTGCGGGAATGGACCGTGATGTGGCCACGCAGAACCTCAATGCCAGTCTGGCGGACAAAGGTTTCCTGCTGACCTCGACCGAGGATTTGATTAACTGGGCGCGCACGGGTTCGCTGCACTGGATGACTTTCGGGTTGGCCTGTTGTGCGGTCGAGATGATGCATACCTCCATGCCGCGCTACGACCTTGAGCGGTTTGGTACGGCACCGCGCGCTTCTCCGCGCCAGTCTGACCTGATGATTGTTGCCGGAACGCTGACCAACAAAATGGCGCCCGCGCTGCGCAAGGTCTACGACCAGATGCCAGAGCCGCGCTATGTCATCTCAATGGGGTCGTGTGCCAACGGCGGCGGATACTATCACTATAGCTACAGCGTCGTGCGTGGCTGCGACCGGATCGTTCCGGTAGATATCTATGTGCCGGGCTGCCCGCCAACCGCCGAAGCGCTGTTGTATGGTATCATGCAGTTGCAGCGCAAAATGCGACGGACGGGGACGATTGTACGATGA
- a CDS encoding NADH-quinone oxidoreductase subunit A — protein MDDMLREYLPILIFLFVAIGLGLALLLAAAVIAVRRPDPEKVSAYECGFNAFDDARMKFDVRFYLVSILFIIFDLEIAFLFPWAVAFGDISMAGFWSMMVFLAVLTAGFAYEWKKGALEWQ, from the coding sequence TTGGACGATATGCTTAGGGAATACCTGCCGATCCTCATTTTTCTTTTTGTTGCTATTGGCTTGGGCCTTGCGCTGTTGCTTGCGGCTGCGGTGATTGCGGTACGCAGACCGGATCCTGAAAAAGTGTCTGCCTACGAGTGCGGGTTCAATGCATTTGATGATGCAAGGATGAAGTTCGACGTGCGATTCTACCTTGTCTCTATCTTGTTCATTATTTTCGATCTGGAAATCGCGTTCCTGTTCCCTTGGGCTGTGGCGTTTGGTGACATTTCCATGGCCGGTTTCTGGTCTATGATGGTGTTCCTCGCGGTACTGACCGCAGGCTTTGCATATGAATGGAAGAAGGGGGCACTCGAATGGCAGTAA
- a CDS encoding Hint domain-containing protein → MPTTFNVISLGVQALIDPTEGNTIAENASALVGLSFGTEFDPLWEQTQSFSPGTTGFGTGNNTAYDQDNNTASEQFRINGGPNQRFDGTAIYNATITYTNGTTANITAVIFQDTAGRTYLAPEFSANSDQTALEAGAIRSLTLNSLSGNNYSGLTATRQTSNFAVCFTEGTRIQTPAGACPVQHLKVGDLVDTLDNGPQPVRWINGRTVPATGAMMPVVFTAGSLGSGLPLRTMALSRQHRLMLDNVIVERMTGNRQALVPACKLLALPGVCAAENIDLVTYWHFLCDAHQIVFAEGTPVETLYLGHEARKSLSPLARSEISQLFPELMDGTRSGIPARPLMNGTNTDKVVARLNRNAKAAITDLVRA, encoded by the coding sequence ATGCCAACGACCTTCAATGTCATAAGTCTCGGGGTTCAGGCCCTTATTGATCCGACCGAAGGTAATACCATCGCGGAGAATGCCTCGGCGCTGGTTGGCCTCAGCTTCGGGACCGAGTTCGATCCCTTGTGGGAACAAACCCAAAGTTTTTCGCCCGGAACAACCGGCTTTGGCACCGGCAACAACACCGCCTATGATCAGGACAACAATACCGCGAGCGAGCAGTTTCGCATCAACGGCGGCCCGAACCAGCGGTTCGACGGCACCGCAATCTATAACGCGACAATTACCTATACCAATGGCACCACTGCCAACATTACTGCAGTCATTTTTCAGGACACCGCAGGGCGGACCTATCTGGCGCCCGAGTTCTCTGCAAACTCCGACCAGACCGCTCTGGAGGCAGGTGCCATCCGCTCGCTCACGTTGAATTCGCTGTCCGGCAATAACTATAGCGGCCTAACCGCTACGCGCCAAACCTCCAATTTCGCTGTGTGTTTTACCGAAGGCACGCGGATCCAGACACCCGCAGGTGCGTGCCCTGTGCAACATCTGAAGGTCGGTGATCTTGTCGACACCCTCGACAACGGACCGCAACCGGTTCGCTGGATCAACGGACGGACTGTTCCTGCGACAGGGGCAATGATGCCGGTTGTGTTCACCGCAGGAAGCCTTGGGTCAGGCCTGCCACTCAGGACAATGGCCCTGTCGCGTCAGCACCGCCTGATGCTTGATAATGTGATTGTCGAGCGGATGACCGGCAATCGCCAAGCGCTGGTTCCGGCCTGCAAGCTGCTGGCCCTGCCCGGTGTTTGCGCTGCGGAGAACATTGACCTGGTTACCTATTGGCACTTCTTGTGCGATGCCCATCAAATTGTCTTTGCTGAAGGCACACCGGTCGAGACGCTCTATCTCGGGCACGAGGCCCGCAAAAGCCTCTCACCTCTGGCACGGTCGGAGATTTCACAGCTGTTTCCAGAACTTATGGACGGTACACGTTCCGGCATTCCGGCGCGCCCCCTTATGAACGGTACAAATACGGATAAGGTAGTTGCCCGCCTCAATCGCAATGCAAAAGCTGCAATCACTGATCTTGTGAGAGCGTAG
- a CDS encoding crotonase/enoyl-CoA hydratase family protein, translating to MFETITVHLDARGVATLTLARADKHNAMSAQMLAELTQAAAELGADDAVRVVVLAAAGKTFCAGGDLGWMQEQMGMDASTRAQEAGKLATMLGALNRLPKPLIGRLHGNAFGGGVGMAAVCDVAVGVDSLKMALTETKLGIIPATIGPYVIARMGEGRARRVFMSGRVFDAHEAVDLGLLARAVPEAALDAAVESEVLPYLSCAPGAVAAAKKLAQDLGGAATEEAVAMSIAALAARWETQEAAEGIGAFFEKRKAVWVI from the coding sequence ATGTTCGAAACCATTACAGTGCATTTAGACGCGCGCGGGGTTGCGACACTGACCCTTGCGCGGGCGGACAAGCATAACGCCATGTCGGCACAGATGTTGGCAGAGCTGACACAGGCAGCGGCAGAATTGGGAGCAGATGACGCAGTGCGCGTTGTCGTGCTGGCGGCCGCAGGCAAGACATTTTGCGCGGGCGGTGATCTGGGCTGGATGCAGGAGCAGATGGGCATGGACGCCAGCACGCGTGCGCAAGAAGCAGGCAAGCTTGCAACGATGCTGGGCGCGCTCAACCGTCTGCCCAAACCGCTGATCGGGAGGTTGCACGGTAACGCCTTTGGTGGTGGTGTTGGTATGGCAGCAGTATGCGATGTGGCCGTGGGTGTTGACAGCCTCAAGATGGCGCTAACCGAGACAAAGCTTGGCATTATCCCTGCTACCATCGGCCCTTATGTCATTGCCCGCATGGGCGAGGGGCGTGCGCGGCGGGTGTTTATGTCCGGCCGTGTGTTTGATGCACATGAAGCGGTCGATTTGGGGTTACTCGCCCGTGCAGTGCCAGAGGCCGCGCTGGATGCGGCGGTGGAGAGTGAAGTACTGCCCTATCTATCTTGTGCGCCCGGTGCGGTTGCAGCGGCCAAAAAGCTTGCGCAGGATCTGGGCGGTGCGGCGACGGAAGAAGCGGTTGCCATGTCAATTGCGGCTCTTGCGGCCCGCTGGGAGACGCAAGAGGCAGCGGAAGGGATCGGAGCGTTCTTCGAAAAGCGCAAGGCTGTCTGGGTCATTTAG
- a CDS encoding hydroxymethylglutaryl-CoA lyase: MRESGKHLGRCEIFEVGPRDGLQNEARDIPVAEKIALVNRLSAAGFSRIECASFVSPKWVPQMAGSKEVLAGIERRSGVRYAALTPNMRGYTDAVAAGADEIAVFASASEGFSRHNINASIEESIERFAPILEEARHIDLPVRGYVSCVVECPYDGAVAPADVARIADKLFSMGCYEVSLGDTIGAGTPDTIARMLLAVRDVVPVGRLAGHFHDTGGRALDNIDASLSLGVRVFDAAVGGLGGCPYAPGASGNVATEAVAAHLARLGYDTGLDEGEIAQASQMARAMRG; the protein is encoded by the coding sequence ATGAGAGAAAGCGGAAAACATCTGGGACGCTGCGAGATATTCGAGGTTGGACCGCGTGACGGTTTGCAAAACGAAGCGCGCGATATTCCGGTGGCAGAAAAGATCGCGCTGGTGAACCGGCTGAGTGCGGCAGGGTTCAGCCGCATAGAATGCGCCAGTTTCGTCTCGCCCAAATGGGTGCCCCAAATGGCGGGAAGTAAAGAAGTGTTGGCGGGGATCGAACGGCGCAGTGGTGTACGCTATGCGGCGCTTACGCCGAACATGCGCGGATATACCGATGCTGTGGCGGCGGGCGCGGATGAGATCGCGGTATTTGCCAGTGCCTCTGAAGGGTTTAGCCGCCATAATATTAACGCCAGCATCGAAGAGAGCATCGAGCGTTTCGCCCCAATTCTGGAGGAGGCGCGGCACATCGATTTGCCTGTGCGGGGCTATGTCTCGTGTGTTGTCGAGTGTCCCTACGACGGCGCGGTGGCACCTGCAGATGTGGCGCGGATCGCGGACAAGTTGTTCTCGATGGGCTGCTATGAGGTATCGTTGGGCGATACCATCGGGGCGGGCACGCCAGACACCATTGCGCGGATGCTCTTGGCTGTGCGTGATGTCGTGCCTGTGGGCCGTTTGGCGGGACATTTCCATGACACCGGCGGGCGCGCGCTCGATAACATTGATGCCTCGCTAAGCCTCGGGGTGCGGGTGTTTGATGCGGCGGTCGGCGGCTTGGGCGGATGCCCTTATGCGCCCGGCGCATCGGGTAATGTGGCAACGGAGGCTGTGGCGGCCCATCTGGCGCGGCTCGGGTATGACACCGGCCTTGACGAGGGCGAAATCGCGCAAGCGTCGCAGATGGCGCGTGCGATGCGGGGATGA
- a CDS encoding glutathione S-transferase family protein: MIVLHHCPQTRSMRSLWLLHELGIAFEVVKHGFDKSLRAPDYLLKSPAGRVPALELDGAAIFETGAITEVLCELFSPEVLGRPAGHAERAQWLIWVHFAETISQHAAALTQQHVALREDHMRSPIVMKLEAARILKCYAALDARLAGRDYLLDGGFSAADVSVGQAVYLAKFFAHIDGFAAVKSWYERITARAAFVASLPGDETLFAGTFFEPWEGAT; this comes from the coding sequence GTGATTGTCCTTCACCACTGTCCGCAGACCCGCTCGATGCGCAGCCTGTGGTTGCTGCATGAGTTAGGTATCGCGTTCGAGGTGGTCAAACACGGCTTTGACAAATCACTGCGTGCTCCGGACTATCTGCTCAAAAGTCCGGCAGGGCGTGTACCTGCCCTGGAATTGGACGGCGCGGCCATTTTCGAGACAGGCGCGATTACAGAAGTGCTCTGCGAGCTCTTTTCCCCCGAAGTTCTGGGTCGGCCTGCGGGGCATGCGGAGCGGGCGCAGTGGCTGATCTGGGTTCATTTCGCCGAGACGATCAGCCAGCATGCGGCGGCTCTGACCCAGCAACATGTGGCGCTGCGTGAGGATCACATGCGTAGCCCGATCGTGATGAAGCTGGAGGCTGCGCGGATTTTAAAATGCTATGCCGCACTCGATGCGCGGTTGGCGGGGCGGGATTATCTCCTCGATGGAGGTTTTTCGGCGGCGGATGTCTCGGTTGGGCAGGCGGTCTATCTGGCGAAATTTTTTGCGCATATCGATGGCTTTGCGGCGGTGAAATCATGGTATGAAAGGATTACAGCGAGGGCGGCGTTCGTGGCATCATTGCCGGGCGACGAGACGCTGTTTGCGGGCACATTCTTTGAACCTTGGGAGGGGGCGACATGA